Part of the Catenulispora sp. GP43 genome, TTCGGCATATCGATCAGCGTGTTCAACATCTTCGGCTACACCCTGCTGGGCTTCGAACAGCCGTGGCTGTGGCCGTTCATCTCGGTGCTGTACGCGTACACGCTGGAAATCGGCTTCGAGATGATCAGCGCGTGGGCGCAGCGGCGTCCCCGGCGCTTCATGGGCCGCGGCTTCCGCGGCATGTACGAGTTCCTGCTCCCGGCGCACATCACGGCCCTGGCTTGCAACATGCTCCTGTACGCCAACAACCAGATCTGGCCGATCCTGTTCGCGGTCGGCGTCGGCGTCACCGGTAAGCACGCGCTCCAGGCGCCGGTCCAGGGACGCATGCGGCACTTCATGAACCCGTCGAACTTCGGCATCACCATGACGCTGCTGGTGTTCGGCGGCACCTGGATGAGCATCGCGCCGCCGTACGAGTTCACCGAGAAGGCGAACACCTTCTTCCGGGTGATGATCATCGTCATCATCGCCACCGCGGGCACCGTCATCAACGCCCTGCTGACCAAGAAGACCCTGCTGATCACCGGCTGGATGGGCGGCTTCTTCCTGCAGGCCGTGGTGCGGCACTGGATCTGGCACGTGGCGCTGTTCAACGCCTGGGGTCCGATGACCGGCGTGGCGTTCATCCTGTTCAGCAACTACATGATCAGCGACCCGGGCACCACGCCCTCGCGGCCGCGCAACGGCTTCATGTTCGGCGCCTCCGTCGCCACGGTCTACGGGATCATGATGGTCTTCAACATCGTCTACACCCTGTTCTTCGCGACCTCCTTCGTCTGCGCCGCTCGCGGCGCCGGCTGGTGGGTCGCGCACCTGCTCCAGAAGCGCAAGGCCGCGCGCGGGTCGCGGCCGATGGCGCCGCTGCCGTACGGCAGACCGGCGCCGGCCGAGGCCGGGACGATCGCGGCGTGAACGCCAAGATCGCCGTCGTCGGCATCGCCTGCCGCTATCCCGACGCCGACTCCCCGCAGCGGCTCTGGGAGAACGTGCTGGCCGGACGCCGGGCCTTCCGGCGCCTGCCGGACGAGCGGATGCGCGCCGAGGACTACTACTCACCCGACCCCACTGCCCCCGACCGGTTCTACTCCGCCAAGGCCGCGGTCATCGAAGGGTTCGAATTCGACCGGGTCAAGTACAAGATCGCCGGTAGCACCTTCCGGTCCACCGACATGACCCACTGGCTCGCTCTGGACACCGCGTCCCGGGCGCTGGCCGACGCCGGGTTCCCCGACGGCGCGGGCCTGAACGGCCGGGCCACCGGCGTCATCATCGGTAACACCCTGACCGGGGAGTTCGCCCGGGCCAACGTGATGCGGCTGCGCTGGCCCTACGTGCGGCGCACGGTCGGTGCGGCCCTGCGCGAGCAGGGCTGGGACGACGCCGAGCTCACCGCGTTCCTGGAAACTCTCGAGCAGCGGTACAAGGCACCGTTCCCCGGCATCGACGAGGACACCCTGGCCGGCGGCCTGGCCAACACCATCGCCGGCCGGATCTGCAACCACTTCGACTTCGCCGGCGGCGGCTTCACCGTCGACGGGGCCTGCTCCTCCTCGCTGCTGTCGGTGGCCACCGCGTGCGACGCGCTGGCCGCCGGCCGGCTGGACGCCGCGATCGCCGGCGGCGTGGACCTGAGCATCGACCCCTTCGAGGTGATCGGGTTCGCCAAGACAGGGGCCCTGGCCACCGGCGAGATGCGGGTCTACGACAAGAAGTCCAACGGCTTCTGGCCCGGCGAGGGCTGCGGGATGTTGGTGCTGATGCGGGACGCCGAAGCGCGCGAGCGCGGCCTGTTCCGCTACGCGACCATCGCCGGCTGGGGCTACTCCTCCGACGGCAAGGGCGGCATGACGCGGCCGGAGGCCTCCGGGCACCGGCTGGCCATCGAGCGCGCGTACAGTGCGGCCGGCTTCGGCATCGACGCCGTCGCCTACCTTGAGGGCCATGGCACCGGCACCGCCGTGGGCGACGCCACCGAGCTGCGGGCCTTCTCCGAGGCCCGGCGCGCCGCCGACCCCGACGCCGCGCCCGCGGCGATCAGCACCGTCAAGGGCAACTTCGGGCACACCAAGGCCGCCGCCGGGATCGCCGGCCTGCTCAAGGCGATCCTGGCGGTCCGCCACCGGGTGATCCCGCCGGCCACCGGGCACGTCGACCCGCACCCGGAACTGACCGGCGACCGTCCGGCGCTGCGCGTGCCGAGCACCGCCGAGCTGTGGCCGGAAGGCAAGGAAGTCCGGGCCGGCGTGTCCTCGATGGGCTTCGGCGGCATCAACGCGCACATCGTCGTCGAGCACGGTGACGGCGACCGCGACCGCGACGGCGACGACGACCGAGACACCGGCATCGGCGCCGAGGTCCACCGGCTCGTCCGCTCCCGCCAGGACGCGGAACTGCTGCTGGTCGACGCCGCCGGGGTCGCGGAGCTGCGCGGCCGGATCGCACAGGTGGCCGCGCTGTCCGGGCGCTTGTCCTACGCCGAGGTCGGCGACCTGGCGGCCACCTTGCAGGCCGAGACCGCCGACCGGCCGCTGCGCGCCGCGGTGGTCGCGAACTCGCCGGAGGAGGCCGAGCGCAAGTTCGGCAAACTCCTGACACTGCTGGACTCCGGCGCGCGGTCGGTGTTGGACTCGGCCGACGGCGTGTTCCTGGGCAGCGCGGCGATGCTGCCGCGCATCGCGTTCCTGTTCCCCGGTCAGGGCGCCGGGCGCCGGGGCGACGGCGGGGCGCTGCGGCACCGGTTCGCCGAGATCGACGAGCTCTACCGCGCCGCCGGCCTGCCGGCCGACGGCGACCAGGTGGCCACCGAGGTCGCGCAGCCGCGCATCGTCACCTCCTCGGTCGCCGGACTCAGGGTCCTGACCCGGCTCGGCATCGAGGCGACCGGCGCGGCCGGGCACAGCCTCGGCGAGCTCACGGCGCTGCACTGGGCCGGGGCGATGGACGAAGCCGGGCTGCTGGCGGCGGCCGCGGCGCGGGGCCGGATCATGGCCTCGGCGTCGGAGGGGAACGGCGCCATGGCGTCCGTCTCGGCCGCCGCCGACGCCGTCGAGCCGCTGCTGGCCGGCGAGCCGGTGGTCGTCGCCGGCTATAACAGCCCGACGCAGACCGTGGTGTCCGGACCGGCCGGCGCCGTCGAGCGGGTCGCGGCCCGGGCCGCCTCCCAGGGCCTGGATGTCGCGCGCATCGCGGTGTCGCACGCGTTCCACTCCACGCTGGTCGCCCCGGCGGCCGACGCGTTCGGAGCGTGGCTGGCCGAGCGGCGCTTCAGTACTCTGCGACGCCCGATGGTCTCGACCGTCACCGGCGCCGAGCCCGAGGCCGACGCGGACCTGCCGCAGCTGCTGGCCCGCCAGATCCGCGAGCCCGTCCGGTTCGCCGACGCCGTCACCGCGCTGGCCGCCCGCGCCGACCTGTTCATCGAGGTCGGCCCGGGCCGGATCCTGCGCGGCCTGGCCGCCGAGACCGCCCCGGCGGTCCCGGTGGTGTCGCTGGAGACCGACAGTCCTTCGCTGGCCGGTCTGCTGCGCACGGTCGCCGCCGCCTACGTGCTCGGCGCCCCGGTGCGCCACGGCGAGCTGTTCGCCGACCGGTTCACCCGGCCGCTGCCGCTGGACAAGGAGTTCAGCTTCTTCGCCAGCCCCTGCGAGACGGCACCGGAGGACATCCCGACCGCCGTCGTGACCGCCGGGAACGGCACGGCGGTGCCCGCCGGCGCGGCCTCGCGGATCGAACTGGCCGCGCCCGAAGGCTCCGCGCAGGGACAGAGTGTGCTGGAGGTCCTGACCCGGCTGGCCGCCGAGCGCGCCGAGCTCCCGGCCGAAGCCGTCCGCCCGGACAGCAACCCGCTGGACGAGCTGCACCTGAGCTCCATCACGGTCGGCCAGATCGTCAACCAGGCCTGCCGCGAACTGGGCCTGGTGCCGCCGGCCACCACCTCGGCGTTCGCCACCTCCACGATGGCCGAACTGGCCGCGATGCTCGAGGAGCTCGGCGGGACCGCGCAGGAGCAGGACGCCGGACGGCCGCGCGCCGTACCCGGCGTCGGTCCCTGGGTCCGCGCGTTCGCCGTGGACCTGGTCCCGACAGCTGTCGGCGCGCCGACAGCATCCGGGGCCGAGGCCGGCGAGTGGCGGCTGTTCGCCCCCGACCGGCATCCGCTGGCCACCGCGCTGCACGAGGCGCTGCGGAGCGCCGGATTCGGCGACGGGGTTTTGCTGTGCCTGCCCCGTGAAGCCGGCGAGGACGACGTCCTGATGATGCTGCGCGCGGCTCGCGCCGCACTGTCGGCGGTGGACCCGGTGCGCTTCGTCGTGGTCGGGGAACGGCGCGGTGGAGCGGGGTTGGCCAAGACCCTGCACCTGGAGGCGCCGAACATCGCCACCACCGTCGTCACCCTGCCGATGCCGCTGGGGATGTCCGAGGCGCGTGCCGACCGCGCGGTGCACCGGATCGTCGCGGACGTGGCGGCCACCGACGGGTTCAGCGAGGTGCACTACGACTCGGCGGGGGAGCGGCGCGTGCCGGTTCTCAGGGCTCTGCCGGAGGCTCCCGGGCCTTCGGGGCCGGGCCTGCTGACCGACGCCGACGTGCTGCTGGTCACCGGCGGCGGCAAGGGCATCACCGCCGAGTGCGCACTGTCTCTGGGTGTCGAGTCCGGCGCCGCGATCGGCCTGCTGGGCCGCTCCGACCCGGCCGAGGACCCCGAGCTCGCGGCCAACCTGGAACGGATGGCGGCGGCCGGGGTGCGGTTCCACTACGCGCGCGCCGACGTCACCGTCGCCGACGAGGTGAAGGCCGCGGTGGAGCAGGTCCGGGGCGCGCTGGGCGCGGTGACCGCGGTGCTGCACGGCGCCGGGCGCAACGTGCCCACGGCCCTGGTGAACCTGGACGAGGCCGCGTTCCGCAGAACCCTGGCACCGAAGATCGCAGGGCTCGAAGCCGTGCTGTCCGCGGTGGATCCGGCCTCGCTGCGGCTGCTGGTCACCTTCGGCAGCATCATCGGCCGCGCGGGCCTGCGCGGCCAGGCCGACTACGCCGTGGCCAACGACTGGATGACGGACCTGACGCACCGGGTGGCCGAGGAGTTCCCCGGCTGCAAGTGCCTGGCGTTGGAATGGTCTGTGTGGTCCGGCGCCGGCATGGGCGAGCGGCTCGGTGTGCTGGAGTCGCTGGTGCGCGAAGGCATCGAGCCCATCCCGGCCGAGGCCGGGGTGGCGCTGCTGTCCCGGATGATCGCCGATCCGGCGGCGCCGACGTCCGCGGTCGTGATGGGACGCGCGGAGGGGCTGCCGACGATCACCCTGGAACGCTCCGAGGTTCCGCTGCTGCGGTTCCTGGACCGGGTGCAGGTGCACTACCCCGGTGTGGAGCTGGTGGCCGACAGCGACCTGTCCGGCGACGGCGACCTCTACCTGCCCGACCACTACCTGGACGGCGACCTGCTGTTCCCGGCGGTGTTCGGCATGGAGGCGATGGCGCAGGCGGCCACGGCGCTGACCGGGCGGGCTCAGGCCCCGGTGCTGGAGGATGTGGAATTCCTCCGGCCCATCGTGGTGCCGACTCAGGGTTCGACGACGCTGCGAGTGGCGGTGCTGGCCGACGGTCCGGACACGGTCTCGGCCGTGATCCGCAGCAGCGACACCGGTTTCGCCGCCGACCACTTCCGGGCCCGGCTGCGGTACGGGGTCCCGGCGCTGGATGACGTCGCGGTGCCCGGCGCCGGAACCGGGCGCCTTCCGCTGGATCCGGCCGGCGACCTCTACGGTCCCGTGCTGTTCCAGGGCGGCCGGTTCCAGCGGCTGCTCGGCTACCGGTCCCTGGCCGCGAAGTCGTGCGTCGCGGACATCGCCAATCAGCCCGGCGCGCCGTGGTTCGCGCCGTTCCTGGCCGACGAGCTGGTGCTCGCCGATCCGGGCACGCGCGACGCCATGATGCACTCGATCCAGTGCTGTGTGCCGGACGCGACGCTGCTGCCGGCCGGGATCGAGCGGCTGCACCTGGCCGATCCGGCCGCGGTGCGGACGCAGGACACTGTCACGCTGCACGGCCGCGAGCGCAGTCGGGATGGCGACACCTATGTCTGGGACGTCGACGTCCGCGACGGCTCCGGCGCCCTGGTTGAGCGCTGGGAAGGGCTGACCCTGCGCGCGGTGCGCAAGCAGGACGGCTCCGGTCCCTGGACGCCGACGCTGCTCGGTCCCTACGTGGAGCGGCGTACGGAGCAGGTGCTGCCGGTCGCGGTGCGCGTCGGGCTCCGTCCCGACGCGCCCGGTGAGGACGGCGGCATCGCGACCCGGCGCCGGCAGACCGCGCAGACGGTCGGCTGGCTGTTGGGCGGCGAGGCCGACCTGCGCTACCGGCCCGACGGCAGACCCGAGGCCGCCGGCGGGTTCGCGGTGTCCTCCGCGCACGGTGCCGGCGTGACGCTCAGCGTCGCCGCCGAGGGTGTCACAGTGGCCTGCGACATCGAGGCGGCGACGGAACGGTCCGAGCAGGCGTGGGCCGATCTGCTGGACCCGGCGGGCCTGGCCCTGGCGCGGCTGATCGCGGCCGACGCCGGCGAACCGCTGGCCACCGCGGCCACCCGGGTCTGGGGCGCGCTGGAGACGCTGGGCAAGAACGGCCGGGCGCGGGCCGACCTGGTCGCCGACGGGCCCGCCCGCGACGACCGCTGGGTCCTGCTGCGTTCGGGCGGGGCGCGGATCGCGACCTTCGCCACGGCGCTGCGCGGGCGGTCCGAGCCTGTGGTGCTCGCCCTGCTCGCCGACGACAAGGAGTAACGGTGGAGTCCTACTACGAATACCGCCACCTGGTGGGTTTCGAGGAGACCAACCTGGTGGGCAACGTCTACTACGTCAATTATCTGCGATGGCAGGGCCGGTGCCGGGAGATGTTCCTGCGCGAGCAGGCACCCGAGGTGCTGGCGGAGGTCCAGGACGACCTGAAGCTGTTCACGCTGAAGGTGGACTGCGAGTTCCTCGCCGAGATCACCGCGTTCGACGAGCTCTCGATCCGGATGCGGCTGGAGGACCTGACGCAGACACAGGTCGGGTTCGCGTTCGACTACGTGAAGCTCACCGGCGGTCAGGAGGTGCTGGTGGCCCGCGGCCGGCAGCGGATCGCGTGCATGCGCGGCCCGAACGGGGACACCCGGCCGGCCAAGGTGCCCGACGCGCTGCGCGAGGCGTTGTCGCGGTACCGGATCGGCGCGGTGGCTGCGGCGGCGTCCGCGTCGGCGTCGGCGTCGGCATCGGCATCGGCCTCGGGGCCCGCGTCCGTGTCCAAGGCGCAGCCGGCGGCGGCCGGTGACCGCGCCGGCGAGGCGGTGCTGCAAGGGTCGCGGCCGTGAGCGTCATCGGGACGGCGGCCGTGCAGCAGGAGCGGGAGCAGGGACAGGAGCAGGAGCCGGCGCCGCTGCGCGACCGGCTTCCCTCCCGGCTGCACGCCACGGCGGATCTGCGCAGCTGTTTCGGGATGTTCGCCACCGGTATCACGGTGGTCGCCGTCGGCGGCGAGGTGCCGTGCGGCATGACGGCGAACTCCTTCGCCTCGGTGTCGCTGGACCCGCCGCTGGTGCTGGTGTGCATCGTGCACGACGCGGCGATGCACAAGGCGATCCTGAGCGAGGGCACGTTCGCGATCTCGGTGCTGGCCGCGCATCAGGAGCCGGTCGCCCGGCACTTCGCCAACCGCGGCCGGCCGCGCGGGGAGCGGGAGTTCGAGACCGTCCGCTGGTGGCCCGGGGCGGTCACCGGGGCGCCGGTGGTGGCCGACACCCTGGCCTGGATCGAGTGCGGGCTGGCCGCCGTGTACGACGGCGGCGACCACTCGATCTTCGTCGGCTCGGTCCTGGACATGGGCAAGGGCGGGGCCGGGGACGCGCTGCTGTTCTTCGGCGGCGGTTACCACCGGCTGGAGCCCGGGGCCTGAGGAGCGCCCCCGTCGGAACCCTGGCCTGCCCGGCAGGCCAGGGTTCCGGGGCACAAGTCCGGCATATGCCGATGTTCGCGCTCTATCATGTCATGAGTTCTCATGAGCGTGAATATACGAACGTTCACTTATGTTTGTTACGCCCCGATCGGCGCGCGCGGTGCATCAGAGCACGTTGGAAGAAGCCTGACGTGATCTAGATGCAAGAGCATTCTATTCGCTCGCAGTTAACCGCCACGCACCCTCCGTCATCGAACGGTGGCGGCGCGTGTGTGCCAACGGCCGCCAGACACAGGGGGACACTCCGGCCTCGGCCCCGCATCGGAAGGCGGACTCATGACCGCAACCCAACGGTGGACCACCGCCGTGGCCTGGACCATGATCGCGACCGCCGGCGCCGACAACCTCGGCGTCAACACGGCGCTGCACTCGATCCAGGCCACCGGCGTGGCCTCCGCACCGACCCTGCTGTGGGCACTGCTGGTCCACCTGCTGGCGTTGGTCGCGGCGCTGTCCGCCGGGGACCGGATCGGCGCCCGCGTGGGCAACCGGCGTGCCCTGATCGCCGGATCGGCGCTGTACGCCGCGTCCTCGGCGGCGTGCGCGCTGGCCACGCACGGGATCGTGCTCGTCACGGCGCGGGCCGGCCAGGGCGCCGGATCGGGCCTGGCGGTCGGGGCCGCGCTGGGCCTGATGAACCTGGCGTTCCCGGCGGACTCCCGCGGCACCGCGGCGCACCGCGTGGCGCCCGGCTTCGCGCTGGCCCTGGTCGCCGGGCCGCTGGTGGACGGCGCCGTGGCGGCCGGGCCCGGCTGGCGCTGGATCTTCGCCGCGGACGCCGCGATCGGGGCCTGCGCGGCGGCGCTGGCCTGCCGCGCGATCCGGCCGGACCGGGGGCGGGGCGGGCAGCTGGACCCGGAGGGCACGCTGGCCGCGCTGGTCGCGGCCGGCGCCCCGGTCTGGGCCCTGATCCGGGCCGAACGCGTCGGCTGGGCCGCGCCGGAAGTGCTCGCGCTGGTGGCCGCCGGAGCTGTCGCCCTGGCCGCGGTGCTGTGGTGGGACACGCCGTCCGGGCCGCTGCATCGCTGGAGGTTCCTGGCGGCCAACGCCTCCGACCTGTTCTTGTTCGCCTCCGTCTACGGCACCGGCTTCCTGGTCGCCGCCGAGCTGCGTGGCGACGGGGGTCGTGGGGGCCAAGGGGGCCAGGCGGGCCTAGCGGGCCTAGCGGGCCAAGCGGGCTACGGCGGCCACGGACCGCTCGGGATCGGCCTGCGGCTGATGCCCTGGACCGTGCTGATGGCCGGGGCGATGATCTGGCCGGCGCGCGGGCGGTTCCGCCGGGAATGGGTCTCGGCGGCGGGCTCCACGCTGCACGCCGTCGGCCTGGTCTGGCTGGCGTTCCTGGCGCCCTCCGGACGGCTGTCGGGGACCGCGGCGATTCCGTTGGCGCTGTCGGGGATCGGCGCGGGTCTGGCGCTGTCCCGGGCCCGGATCGCCGGGCTCGGCCGGACCCGGCGGGAGCAGCCGGGCCGGGCGGCGGCCCTGCTCGGCGCGCTGCCGATGGCCGGGGCGGCGGTCGGGATCGCGCTGATCGCCGTGGCCGCGCACGCCAGCCGGACCGGCGTTCCGGGGCCGGACCGCGCCGCGCGCACGGCGCTGTGCTGGGCTGCCGGGCTGGCGCTGGCCGCGGCCGCGGCGATCCTGGCCGTGCCCCGGGAACGGGATCCGGCTCGGGGGCTGCCAGGGGTTCCCGGGCAGTCGGGGCGGTCGGGCCAGTCGGGCCAGTCGGGGCAGCCCGGGCAGCCTGGGCATTCCTGGCAGCCCGGGCGGCGCGGGGGCGCGTGGTCGGCGCTGAAGCCGATCGCGGCTCCGGGTTCGCCCAAGTGGGGGCCGGTGCGGGGGGTTCAGGAGACCATCTGGCGGACCCAGGTGCGGCTCGCGGAGCTGGGATGGCTGCTCACCGCGCGGAGCGGTGGTTGTGGTGGTCGCCCAGCGGCGTCCAGGAGGCGATGTGCCGCGCCGCGGTGAAGCTCGCCCAGGACGTCAGCTGGATCAGGGTTCTGGCACCGCCGGCCGTGGCCCGGTAGGCGTCGACGCTCTCCTGGTCGACCTGCCAGGACGCCATCGCCACCAGCACCGCCAGCCGCCCGGCCGGCACGTCGGCCGGCGGCAGCCCGGCCAGCGCGCGGTCCAGCCAGCGGCGGTCCAGGCCCGGCGGCCGGCCGTCCCAGGACCCGAGCATCCGCGGCAGTAGCTCGGCGACCGACTCCGGCACGGCTTCGTGAGCGGCGCGCTCGACCGTCCCGGCCGCCCGGGCGAAGGCCTCGGCCACCGCCGGGCTGCCCGCGGCCCAGGCCAGATCGGCCGGCAGCGGCGCGGCCGGCAGCAGGTCGGCCGAGGTGCCGGCGGGGGTCGGACGGCGCGAGGCGCGGCGCATCAGGGCGCCGAGCACTCGGGCCACCATCGGCAGCGCACCGCGCGGCGTGCCGTCGGGCATGGGGGCGTCCGGGAGGAAGACGTTGACCATGCGGTTCAGGTAGTGGAAGGCGGCGGTCACGCCGACCAGCTCAGGGGCCTGATCCGGCGGGAAGGGGAGTTCGTGCTCTGCCGCGCTTTCGCGCACCGCGCTCTCCCGGGCCCACTTGGCGACGGCCCTCAGGTGCTCGTCGGCGACGTCGTCGAAGCGGTCGCCGGCGATCGCCTGCGCGTCGCGGCCCCGCACGAGCGCGTTCACGGTCGCGGTGTGCACGGTGACGCAGTAAGGGCACGAATTCGCCAGTGACACCGCCGAGGCCGCGACCTCCTTGGTCGGCCGCTCGGCCAGGCCGTCGGCGACCAGGGTCTCGCGCAGCGTCAGCCAGCTGGCCGCCAGGAGTTCGGGGGCGGGGGAGTGCAGGGCCAGCGGGGGCGCCAGCACGCCGAAGTCGCGTTCCATCTCCCGGTAGACGCGCGCCACCAGATGCTGCGCTGAGCGCACGTCCACGGGCGTGACGCGCTGGATCTGCGCCAGGGCTGTGCGGCGGAGCACTGGACGGATGGGGTTGGCGCTCATCTTCGCTCCTTCGACGACCGGTCGGTTGGTTTGTGG contains:
- a CDS encoding enediyne biosynthesis protein → MTSTINPGAGSAASPAAPAPSQAAPKKKRGNTDPRYLALRNFGISISVFNIFGYTLLGFEQPWLWPFISVLYAYTLEIGFEMISAWAQRRPRRFMGRGFRGMYEFLLPAHITALACNMLLYANNQIWPILFAVGVGVTGKHALQAPVQGRMRHFMNPSNFGITMTLLVFGGTWMSIAPPYEFTEKANTFFRVMIIVIIATAGTVINALLTKKTLLITGWMGGFFLQAVVRHWIWHVALFNAWGPMTGVAFILFSNYMISDPGTTPSRPRNGFMFGASVATVYGIMMVFNIVYTLFFATSFVCAARGAGWWVAHLLQKRKAARGSRPMAPLPYGRPAPAEAGTIAA
- a CDS encoding SDR family NAD(P)-dependent oxidoreductase encodes the protein MNAKIAVVGIACRYPDADSPQRLWENVLAGRRAFRRLPDERMRAEDYYSPDPTAPDRFYSAKAAVIEGFEFDRVKYKIAGSTFRSTDMTHWLALDTASRALADAGFPDGAGLNGRATGVIIGNTLTGEFARANVMRLRWPYVRRTVGAALREQGWDDAELTAFLETLEQRYKAPFPGIDEDTLAGGLANTIAGRICNHFDFAGGGFTVDGACSSSLLSVATACDALAAGRLDAAIAGGVDLSIDPFEVIGFAKTGALATGEMRVYDKKSNGFWPGEGCGMLVLMRDAEARERGLFRYATIAGWGYSSDGKGGMTRPEASGHRLAIERAYSAAGFGIDAVAYLEGHGTGTAVGDATELRAFSEARRAADPDAAPAAISTVKGNFGHTKAAAGIAGLLKAILAVRHRVIPPATGHVDPHPELTGDRPALRVPSTAELWPEGKEVRAGVSSMGFGGINAHIVVEHGDGDRDRDGDDDRDTGIGAEVHRLVRSRQDAELLLVDAAGVAELRGRIAQVAALSGRLSYAEVGDLAATLQAETADRPLRAAVVANSPEEAERKFGKLLTLLDSGARSVLDSADGVFLGSAAMLPRIAFLFPGQGAGRRGDGGALRHRFAEIDELYRAAGLPADGDQVATEVAQPRIVTSSVAGLRVLTRLGIEATGAAGHSLGELTALHWAGAMDEAGLLAAAAARGRIMASASEGNGAMASVSAAADAVEPLLAGEPVVVAGYNSPTQTVVSGPAGAVERVAARAASQGLDVARIAVSHAFHSTLVAPAADAFGAWLAERRFSTLRRPMVSTVTGAEPEADADLPQLLARQIREPVRFADAVTALAARADLFIEVGPGRILRGLAAETAPAVPVVSLETDSPSLAGLLRTVAAAYVLGAPVRHGELFADRFTRPLPLDKEFSFFASPCETAPEDIPTAVVTAGNGTAVPAGAASRIELAAPEGSAQGQSVLEVLTRLAAERAELPAEAVRPDSNPLDELHLSSITVGQIVNQACRELGLVPPATTSAFATSTMAELAAMLEELGGTAQEQDAGRPRAVPGVGPWVRAFAVDLVPTAVGAPTASGAEAGEWRLFAPDRHPLATALHEALRSAGFGDGVLLCLPREAGEDDVLMMLRAARAALSAVDPVRFVVVGERRGGAGLAKTLHLEAPNIATTVVTLPMPLGMSEARADRAVHRIVADVAATDGFSEVHYDSAGERRVPVLRALPEAPGPSGPGLLTDADVLLVTGGGKGITAECALSLGVESGAAIGLLGRSDPAEDPELAANLERMAAAGVRFHYARADVTVADEVKAAVEQVRGALGAVTAVLHGAGRNVPTALVNLDEAAFRRTLAPKIAGLEAVLSAVDPASLRLLVTFGSIIGRAGLRGQADYAVANDWMTDLTHRVAEEFPGCKCLALEWSVWSGAGMGERLGVLESLVREGIEPIPAEAGVALLSRMIADPAAPTSAVVMGRAEGLPTITLERSEVPLLRFLDRVQVHYPGVELVADSDLSGDGDLYLPDHYLDGDLLFPAVFGMEAMAQAATALTGRAQAPVLEDVEFLRPIVVPTQGSTTLRVAVLADGPDTVSAVIRSSDTGFAADHFRARLRYGVPALDDVAVPGAGTGRLPLDPAGDLYGPVLFQGGRFQRLLGYRSLAAKSCVADIANQPGAPWFAPFLADELVLADPGTRDAMMHSIQCCVPDATLLPAGIERLHLADPAAVRTQDTVTLHGRERSRDGDTYVWDVDVRDGSGALVERWEGLTLRAVRKQDGSGPWTPTLLGPYVERRTEQVLPVAVRVGLRPDAPGEDGGIATRRRQTAQTVGWLLGGEADLRYRPDGRPEAAGGFAVSSAHGAGVTLSVAAEGVTVACDIEAATERSEQAWADLLDPAGLALARLIAADAGEPLATAATRVWGALETLGKNGRARADLVADGPARDDRWVLLRSGGARIATFATALRGRSEPVVLALLADDKE
- a CDS encoding flavin reductase family protein — its product is MSVIGTAAVQQEREQGQEQEPAPLRDRLPSRLHATADLRSCFGMFATGITVVAVGGEVPCGMTANSFASVSLDPPLVLVCIVHDAAMHKAILSEGTFAISVLAAHQEPVARHFANRGRPRGEREFETVRWWPGAVTGAPVVADTLAWIECGLAAVYDGGDHSIFVGSVLDMGKGGAGDALLFFGGGYHRLEPGA
- a CDS encoding MFS transporter — its product is MTATQRWTTAVAWTMIATAGADNLGVNTALHSIQATGVASAPTLLWALLVHLLALVAALSAGDRIGARVGNRRALIAGSALYAASSAACALATHGIVLVTARAGQGAGSGLAVGAALGLMNLAFPADSRGTAAHRVAPGFALALVAGPLVDGAVAAGPGWRWIFAADAAIGACAAALACRAIRPDRGRGGQLDPEGTLAALVAAGAPVWALIRAERVGWAAPEVLALVAAGAVALAAVLWWDTPSGPLHRWRFLAANASDLFLFASVYGTGFLVAAELRGDGGRGGQGGQAGLAGLAGQAGYGGHGPLGIGLRLMPWTVLMAGAMIWPARGRFRREWVSAAGSTLHAVGLVWLAFLAPSGRLSGTAAIPLALSGIGAGLALSRARIAGLGRTRREQPGRAAALLGALPMAGAAVGIALIAVAAHASRTGVPGPDRAARTALCWAAGLALAAAAAILAVPRERDPARGLPGVPGQSGRSGQSGQSGQPGQPGHSWQPGRRGGAWSALKPIAAPGSPKWGPVRGVQETIWRTQVRLAELGWLLTARSGGCGGRPAASRRRCAAPR
- a CDS encoding carboxymuconolactone decarboxylase family protein — its product is MSANPIRPVLRRTALAQIQRVTPVDVRSAQHLVARVYREMERDFGVLAPPLALHSPAPELLAASWLTLRETLVADGLAERPTKEVAASAVSLANSCPYCVTVHTATVNALVRGRDAQAIAGDRFDDVADEHLRAVAKWARESAVRESAAEHELPFPPDQAPELVGVTAAFHYLNRMVNVFLPDAPMPDGTPRGALPMVARVLGALMRRASRRPTPAGTSADLLPAAPLPADLAWAAGSPAVAEAFARAAGTVERAAHEAVPESVAELLPRMLGSWDGRPPGLDRRWLDRALAGLPPADVPAGRLAVLVAMASWQVDQESVDAYRATAGGARTLIQLTSWASFTAARHIASWTPLGDHHNHRSAR